A genomic window from Paenibacillus sp. FSL K6-0276 includes:
- a CDS encoding extracellular solute-binding protein, with amino-acid sequence MKKWIGICLATVMGATVVAGCSNKDKEETAGGASNTPQKTEFSISMRTLAFNYVEKSPDLNKDKWVKKLEEMTNTDLDIVLVPHKEFEQKMVQMFATNDIPDVVQGSGGVNGKEMAGSVEAGVFMPLDDLLQQNGQNLLKVIPKEAWENVTYQGKIYAIPEFLSNPSRRATWIRKDLLDQTGLQVPKTVDEYLTVLRAFKKLGIENPYMGRQDFKYADAFFGAYDVFPYLTMFEEVNGQVQPKFMDSENMMKALQTYNTMYTEGLINKEFATINPTNYKNAILSGKAGMWTMNANELLQWEQQLKATTPSAKLEIIPSPVGPDGKGGSYLYGSATRTYFIKEGTKNAADIVKFFDWMLSEEAETFFTFGIKDETYKEENGKIVYTSPTDSAAIDEERYRQSFLWMVQDTTYNKGVLNMTEEGRSLINVYETILANEGRDGIQFDPRLDALVKNPDIAPNSDTAPPVLLTHMVKMVYGKEPISDWPKVVEEWLSKGGNDVIKEATEKYNNKVGATMPRR; translated from the coding sequence ATGAAAAAATGGATTGGCATCTGTCTGGCTACCGTAATGGGTGCTACCGTTGTTGCAGGTTGCTCGAACAAGGACAAAGAAGAGACTGCTGGGGGCGCGTCAAATACGCCGCAGAAAACTGAATTCTCGATCTCGATGCGGACGCTGGCTTTTAACTATGTTGAGAAATCACCCGATCTAAATAAGGACAAATGGGTGAAAAAGCTGGAGGAGATGACAAACACCGACTTGGATATTGTGTTGGTTCCTCATAAAGAGTTCGAGCAGAAAATGGTGCAGATGTTCGCCACTAATGATATACCGGATGTCGTTCAAGGATCGGGTGGTGTAAATGGCAAGGAAATGGCTGGTTCCGTTGAAGCTGGTGTGTTCATGCCCTTGGATGATCTGCTGCAGCAAAACGGCCAGAACCTGTTGAAAGTAATACCGAAGGAAGCTTGGGAGAACGTCACCTATCAAGGGAAAATCTACGCAATACCGGAGTTTCTGTCCAATCCATCCCGCCGGGCGACTTGGATTCGCAAGGACCTGCTGGATCAAACCGGCTTGCAGGTTCCAAAAACGGTCGATGAGTACTTGACTGTGTTGCGTGCCTTCAAAAAGCTGGGGATAGAGAACCCGTACATGGGTCGTCAAGATTTTAAATATGCTGACGCTTTCTTTGGCGCTTATGATGTTTTTCCGTACCTGACTATGTTCGAGGAAGTAAACGGCCAGGTTCAGCCGAAGTTTATGGATAGTGAAAATATGATGAAGGCGTTACAAACCTACAACACCATGTATACAGAGGGTTTGATCAACAAGGAATTCGCCACCATCAACCCGACCAACTACAAAAATGCGATTCTCTCAGGCAAAGCGGGCATGTGGACGATGAATGCCAACGAGCTTCTGCAGTGGGAGCAGCAATTGAAGGCTACGACGCCATCCGCCAAGCTGGAGATTATTCCTTCGCCAGTGGGACCTGATGGAAAAGGTGGCTCCTACTTGTACGGCTCTGCCACGCGCACCTACTTTATCAAGGAAGGTACGAAGAATGCTGCGGATATCGTGAAATTTTTTGACTGGATGCTGAGCGAAGAGGCAGAAACCTTCTTTACCTTTGGGATCAAGGACGAAACCTATAAGGAAGAGAACGGCAAAATCGTATACACTTCTCCTACGGATTCCGCCGCTATAGATGAGGAGCGCTACCGTCAGTCTTTCCTCTGGATGGTGCAGGATACTACTTATAACAAGGGTGTCCTTAACATGACAGAAGAAGGCAGAAGCTTGATCAATGTATATGAAACCATTCTGGCTAACGAAGGCCGTGACGGAATTCAGTTTGACCCGCGGCTAGATGCCTTGGTAAAGAATCCAGACATTGCACCTAACTCGGACACGGCTCCTCCGGTACTACTGACGCACATGGTAAAGATGGTATATGGCAAGGAGCCTATCAGCGACTGGCCGAAGGTTGTGGAAGAGTGGCTTTCCAAGGGCGGCAACGATGTCATCAAGGAAGCTACGGAAAAATATAATAATAAAGTAGGCGCCACCATGCCACGCAGATAA
- a CDS encoding 5'-methylthioadenosine/adenosylhomocysteine nucleosidase — protein MRVGVLGPSEDEINPFIDKLKNPTITKHIMLNFYSSQYHDVSVVAAFCGVGKVNAAIATQVMIDKFQVDSIILTGVAGSLNDNLQLGDVVVSTEVAHHDVVPEIITEYHPWLEDQYIKANEELIEKCIRIIESDRLGFTCHFGRIITGETFITHQQRNRLIDKHQAMCVDMESASVAQVCYINNIPFIVIRAITDNADSDAPESFEVNVKAAALNSMKLVENLLIH, from the coding sequence ATGAGAGTAGGCGTATTGGGTCCTTCTGAAGATGAAATTAATCCGTTTATTGATAAACTGAAAAATCCGACAATCACAAAACACATCATGCTAAATTTTTATTCAAGTCAATATCATGATGTTTCGGTAGTAGCTGCCTTTTGTGGGGTTGGTAAAGTAAACGCTGCAATAGCCACCCAAGTAATGATTGATAAATTTCAAGTGGATTCAATCATTTTAACTGGCGTTGCCGGTTCATTAAACGATAATCTTCAGTTGGGTGATGTTGTCGTCTCGACAGAAGTCGCTCATCATGATGTGGTTCCAGAAATTATTACTGAATATCATCCTTGGTTAGAGGATCAGTACATAAAAGCTAATGAAGAACTAATAGAAAAATGTATTAGGATAATTGAGTCAGATAGACTGGGCTTTACATGTCATTTCGGAAGAATCATAACCGGAGAAACGTTTATTACCCATCAACAAAGAAATAGATTAATTGATAAACATCAGGCTATGTGTGTTGACATGGAAAGTGCCAGTGTAGCTCAAGTGTGTTACATAAACAACATTCCATTTATTGTGATTCGAGCGATCACGGATAATGCGGATAGTGATGCGCCGGAATCTTTTGAGGTCAACGTGAAAGCTGCAGCATTAAATTCAATGAAGCTTGTAGAGAACCTGCTAATTCATTAA
- a CDS encoding serine hydrolase domain-containing protein, whose product MLSSTELSKLNEVNYREDRLEVLNHFYEDLCDKKVADGYIYSLSRYGKIFANAAGGRFSYEEDSTQELQTDTIFRIASITKLFTATAIWQLADDGKIFMGQPVSSILPEFDADPFKPITIAHLLTHTSGIAPDHGTISDTYYKSAWWYIYESELGKENWIKAGLSYGIRFPVGTQWMYSSFGYMILGAIIEKITGVFAEEYIMDNIVKPLGMTDTFFDIPPEKASRIAIRSEEAKEYLQKLQTGDITDEERRSDEEIKTPGTGGGLYSTVSDLQKFGIMLLNQGEYEGGHILSRMAVQRMTKRFNSEKLPNYAWGDGGADRPYGLGPDLRYNVSTSYSEGTFFHEGWGSCSLVIDPVEKLIAVWYIPFHKNIWDGRGIFGTNNVIWSGLE is encoded by the coding sequence ATGTTATCATCCACAGAGCTTAGCAAGCTGAACGAAGTGAATTACAGGGAGGACCGCTTAGAGGTACTTAATCATTTTTATGAGGATCTCTGTGATAAGAAAGTAGCAGATGGTTATATTTATTCTCTTAGTCGTTATGGGAAAATATTTGCTAATGCTGCCGGGGGGCGTTTCAGTTACGAAGAAGACAGCACTCAAGAACTGCAAACGGATACAATTTTCCGCATTGCTTCAATTACGAAGCTGTTTACGGCGACAGCGATCTGGCAGCTTGCGGATGATGGTAAGATTTTTATGGGGCAGCCTGTTAGTTCTATTCTTCCGGAGTTTGATGCAGACCCTTTTAAGCCGATTACAATTGCTCATTTACTGACTCATACCTCCGGCATCGCACCTGATCATGGCACTATAAGTGATACCTACTATAAAAGTGCATGGTGGTATATTTATGAATCAGAGCTTGGAAAAGAAAACTGGATAAAAGCTGGACTTTCCTATGGCATTCGTTTTCCGGTAGGCACTCAATGGATGTATTCATCGTTCGGATACATGATCTTGGGTGCAATTATCGAGAAAATAACAGGTGTTTTTGCAGAAGAGTACATAATGGACAACATTGTAAAACCGTTAGGCATGACAGATACTTTCTTTGATATACCGCCTGAGAAAGCTAGTAGGATCGCCATTCGTTCAGAAGAGGCAAAGGAATATCTACAGAAACTTCAAACAGGGGATATAACGGATGAAGAAAGAAGGTCTGATGAGGAAATCAAGACTCCCGGGACTGGTGGGGGACTGTATTCAACAGTTAGTGATCTACAAAAGTTCGGAATCATGCTGCTTAACCAAGGGGAATACGAAGGTGGTCATATCTTAAGTCGTATGGCTGTTCAGAGAATGACCAAGCGGTTCAATTCTGAGAAACTTCCAAACTACGCATGGGGAGATGGAGGAGCAGATAGACCATACGGTCTTGGGCCAGACCTTCGATATAATGTCAGTACTTCTTACTCTGAAGGCACTTTTTTTCACGAAGGATGGGGGTCTTGTTCTTTGGTCATTGACCCGGTAGAAAAGCTGATTGCCGTTTGGTATATCCCTTTTCATAAAAATATATGGGACGGTAGAGGTATTTTCGGCACAAACAATGTGATCTGGTCCGGACTCGAATAA
- a CDS encoding ABC-2 family transporter protein yields the protein MFEMIKHRFRVMRAVAFVTYKEWSAYRTHSMVSIFVGPVYFLVQYYIWSAVYSGESYINGMSLSQMLSYFCATMLINYLTMDFADWNLQMLIRTGKFITFSLRPMNHMFYALSQKAGHRVLGLLFEFIPCFMIFFFIFHIDVLPANLLYAILSIAMAFMMNFFIHYSIGMVAFWMVQSSSIRNFFNLCEGIFSGSLIPLVFFPKSLQMASFFLPFQYTTFLPAMVYTGSYTLADITLPIPQVLLLQLIAVIIAGVVCRGLYAVSLKHFTGVGA from the coding sequence ATGTTTGAGATGATAAAGCACCGCTTTCGCGTTATGAGAGCGGTGGCTTTTGTTACGTATAAGGAATGGAGTGCGTACAGGACGCATTCGATGGTTTCTATTTTTGTAGGGCCTGTGTATTTTTTGGTGCAGTATTATATATGGAGCGCTGTTTATAGTGGGGAATCCTACATTAACGGGATGTCTCTCTCCCAAATGCTTTCTTATTTTTGTGCCACAATGTTGATCAACTACTTGACCATGGATTTTGCCGATTGGAATTTGCAAATGCTCATTCGTACCGGGAAATTCATTACGTTTTCGTTAAGACCAATGAATCATATGTTCTATGCCTTGTCTCAGAAGGCGGGGCATAGGGTACTTGGGCTTCTATTTGAATTTATACCCTGCTTTATGATTTTCTTCTTTATTTTTCATATTGATGTTTTGCCCGCAAATTTACTATACGCAATTCTTTCGATTGCAATGGCGTTTATGATGAATTTTTTCATCCATTATAGTATTGGAATGGTCGCCTTTTGGATGGTGCAATCCTCGAGTATTCGTAATTTTTTTAATCTTTGCGAGGGGATATTCTCCGGATCGCTGATTCCATTAGTATTTTTTCCAAAATCCTTACAAATGGCGTCCTTTTTCTTACCGTTTCAATATACGACCTTTCTTCCTGCAATGGTCTATACGGGTAGCTATACTTTAGCGGATATAACCTTACCTATTCCTCAAGTTTTGTTGCTGCAGCTCATAGCCGTTATTATTGCCGGAGTTGTCTGCCGGGGGCTGTATGCGGTGTCGCTCAAGCATTTTACGGGGGTGGGCGCATGA
- a CDS encoding ABC-2 family transporter protein, with translation MKRMYLIYKTCMKANIASAITYRVNFILNSFIMLIGNVLFPLVTVFIYNSNASFEGWTFQEALLIQSVFILSTACAGIFFNGIMWNTMSHVVEGTLEVVLIKPTSSLFLLLARSFEFESIGLLGGGVIMFVYALSGIEGVTFSSWLLFLLLFGAGLLVMFGVALIVAAISFKWVANSRLPEMFESIKSFGRYPGTIFPKAVVAVSSFLFPVSMIAYFPASTLIGRWEAYFFIAIIPCVLFAAFGIWLYTYMLRSYKSAGG, from the coding sequence ATGAAACGTATGTATCTAATATACAAAACTTGTATGAAGGCGAATATTGCTTCTGCTATCACCTATCGTGTTAATTTTATTCTCAATAGTTTTATCATGCTCATAGGAAATGTGTTGTTTCCCCTAGTAACGGTGTTCATTTATAATTCGAATGCTTCATTTGAAGGATGGACCTTTCAAGAGGCGCTGTTAATTCAATCTGTTTTTATTTTGTCTACGGCTTGTGCCGGGATTTTTTTTAACGGAATTATGTGGAATACGATGTCCCATGTAGTGGAAGGAACGCTGGAAGTGGTATTAATTAAACCTACCTCGAGCTTATTTTTACTGTTGGCCAGATCTTTTGAATTCGAAAGTATCGGGCTTTTAGGTGGTGGGGTAATCATGTTCGTATACGCACTTAGTGGAATCGAAGGGGTAACTTTCAGCTCTTGGTTGTTATTCCTGTTGTTGTTTGGAGCAGGGCTGCTGGTCATGTTTGGCGTGGCACTTATCGTTGCAGCAATTTCATTCAAATGGGTGGCGAATTCCCGCTTGCCGGAGATGTTTGAGAGTATAAAGTCTTTTGGACGATATCCAGGGACGATTTTCCCAAAAGCAGTCGTAGCCGTGAGTTCTTTTCTATTTCCGGTTTCCATGATTGCCTACTTTCCAGCATCTACACTTATTGGACGATGGGAAGCCTATTTTTTTATAGCGATTATCCCGTGTGTGTTATTTGCTGCCTTCGGAATTTGGCTCTATACTTACATGCTTCGTAGTTACAAAAGTGCCGGAGGATGA
- a CDS encoding ATP-binding cassette domain-containing protein produces the protein MDIITVKNLTKQYETYHRGQDAKSVFKSLFHREKSIITSVEDLSFSVGKGEIIGILGPNGAGKSTTIKMLTGVLYPTSGEINVLGYNPHKQKNQYVKQIGVLFGQKSQLIWDIPPLDSFYMNKEIYDIPTNDFRTRLDRFVSMFEIGDIITKPTRTLSLGERMKCEFIMAMLHSPPVVFLDEPTIGLDVIAKQRIREFIKQMNREGTTFILTTHDLEDVERLVQRVLIIHQGKKVYDDKFSELRLHLGAKKVVRLSAATTIGDIDLPGIELSERISDYEVELLIDTGQCKMGEFLHILSEKVEILDISIKEIPIEKIISSIYEMDKGEHIQA, from the coding sequence TTGGACATTATTACCGTCAAGAACTTAACTAAGCAATATGAAACGTATCACCGTGGACAAGATGCTAAAAGCGTATTTAAAAGTCTGTTTCACCGTGAAAAATCGATTATTACCTCTGTAGAAGATCTTTCGTTCAGTGTTGGAAAAGGAGAGATCATTGGCATTCTGGGGCCAAACGGTGCGGGGAAATCTACGACTATTAAAATGCTGACAGGCGTTCTCTATCCCACATCGGGAGAAATAAATGTTCTTGGGTACAACCCTCATAAGCAAAAAAATCAATATGTAAAACAAATCGGAGTATTGTTCGGACAGAAATCGCAGTTAATATGGGACATTCCTCCTTTGGATAGTTTTTATATGAATAAGGAAATTTATGATATTCCTACGAATGACTTTCGTACAAGACTAGACCGATTTGTAAGCATGTTTGAGATTGGTGATATTATCACTAAGCCTACGCGCACCCTTTCACTGGGGGAACGAATGAAATGCGAGTTTATAATGGCAATGCTTCATTCACCGCCTGTGGTTTTTTTGGATGAGCCGACAATTGGACTAGATGTTATAGCTAAACAAAGAATCAGAGAATTCATTAAGCAAATGAATCGGGAAGGCACCACATTTATTCTAACGACGCATGACTTGGAAGACGTGGAGCGTCTGGTTCAAAGAGTACTTATTATTCATCAAGGTAAAAAAGTATATGACGATAAGTTCTCTGAACTTCGACTTCATCTGGGCGCAAAAAAAGTGGTTAGGCTTTCTGCAGCTACTACTATTGGAGATATTGATCTGCCTGGGATCGAGCTATCGGAAAGAATATCGGATTATGAAGTGGAATTACTGATTGATACCGGGCAATGTAAAATGGGGGAGTTTCTTCATATTCTTAGCGAAAAGGTAGAGATCCTTGATATATCGATTAAGGAGATCCCAATTGAAAAGATCATCAGCTCCATTTATGAAATGGATAAGGGAGAACATATTCAAGCTTGA
- a CDS encoding histidine phosphatase family protein — MAIYFIRHGIDDEGFRGGWSQRGLVVEGYRQAERLGSYLKENQSSFNITRILSSDLQRALDTANEIARELSLPVESSQCWRETNNGVIAGMPHEIANERYPGLYFSALRMDERFPGGESPQEFFTRISTSFSKLCNELESTDPKENVIVVTHGGVINVIYHILKGLTWTNKNAHFPTSYTSIHKIEYQVDKWVVTTENLTEHISSDQAASIVN; from the coding sequence ATGGCTATATATTTTATAAGGCATGGAATAGATGACGAAGGCTTTCGTGGTGGTTGGAGTCAACGTGGACTTGTAGTTGAGGGGTATAGACAAGCCGAACGGCTTGGTAGTTATCTTAAGGAGAACCAATCTAGCTTTAACATAACTCGCATCCTTAGCAGTGATTTGCAACGTGCGTTAGATACAGCAAATGAGATAGCTAGAGAGCTTAGTTTGCCTGTTGAAAGCAGTCAGTGTTGGAGAGAAACGAATAATGGTGTAATCGCTGGAATGCCCCATGAAATTGCAAATGAACGATACCCGGGTCTCTATTTCTCGGCTTTAAGAATGGATGAAAGATTCCCAGGAGGAGAGAGCCCTCAGGAGTTTTTTACGCGAATAAGTACAAGTTTCTCGAAACTATGTAATGAACTAGAGAGTACTGATCCAAAAGAAAATGTAATTGTGGTCACTCATGGTGGCGTAATTAATGTTATATACCATATTTTAAAAGGACTAACGTGGACCAATAAGAATGCCCATTTCCCGACTTCATATACTAGTATTCATAAAATAGAGTATCAAGTAGATAAGTGGGTAGTCACAACTGAAAATCTTACGGAACATATATCAAGTGATCAGGCTGCTAGTATAGTCAATTGA
- a CDS encoding YjcZ family sporulation protein — protein MGEFRGPFTSTGTILVLFILLVIISCSLCV, from the coding sequence ATGGGTGAATTTCGAGGACCCTTCACTTCGACCGGTACGATCTTGGTACTTTTCATCTTGCTCGTCATCATTTCCTGTTCGTTGTGCGTTTAA
- a CDS encoding RsmB/NOP family class I SAM-dependent RNA methyltransferase, translated as MKEEQLPASYTAYIKEMLGQEANAFLESYSAPRTQGLRFNPLKSISDAGQVAVKRTVSQFDLKPIPWCPDGYYYEEPTRPGRHPYHAAGLYYIQEPSAMSAAELLSPKPGETILDLAAAPGGKTTHIAGLMQGQGLLISNEIHPERAKILAENVERLGIMNTLVTCATPEQLSSRFPQAFDRIMLDAPCSGEGMFRKDPNAVSEWSPDHVVMCAARQWDILQDAYLMLKPGGSLTYSTCTFNRQENEEMIARLTDRYPDMELLTHKRLWPQLEKGEGHFVALLRKQSDTENDVNDDAKRSTKKRRSKNNPKINSSVRDAYQLFQDWAAVELPGFSYQGVPLLFGESLYLLPESFNSSLHIGLLEGLRVPRAGLHIAHLKKNRIEPAHALAMAIQHTQVTRSFDLSSDGLEIHAWLRGESLPVPMELHGWTLVTLDGLPISWGKASAGQLKNHLPKGLRILKAHIDEQ; from the coding sequence ATGCAGGTCAAGTCGCGGTAAAACGCACAGTCTCACAATTTGATTTGAAACCTATCCCATGGTGCCCTGATGGTTATTATTATGAAGAGCCTACTCGACCAGGCAGACACCCTTACCATGCTGCCGGACTATATTATATTCAGGAGCCTTCCGCAATGTCCGCAGCTGAACTGCTGTCACCTAAACCCGGCGAAACCATCCTAGACCTTGCTGCAGCCCCTGGAGGTAAAACTACGCATATCGCTGGTTTAATGCAGGGACAAGGCCTCTTAATCTCTAATGAAATTCATCCAGAACGCGCAAAAATTCTTGCTGAGAACGTAGAACGTCTAGGTATTATGAATACCCTCGTAACCTGTGCAACGCCAGAACAGCTGTCTTCGCGCTTTCCACAAGCTTTTGACCGAATTATGTTAGATGCTCCTTGCTCAGGAGAAGGCATGTTTCGAAAAGATCCAAACGCCGTTTCAGAATGGTCTCCTGACCATGTAGTGATGTGCGCAGCAAGACAATGGGACATTCTGCAAGACGCCTACCTTATGCTTAAGCCTGGTGGTTCTCTAACCTACTCTACTTGCACCTTTAATCGCCAAGAGAATGAAGAGATGATTGCCCGATTGACGGATCGTTACCCCGATATGGAACTACTTACCCACAAACGCCTTTGGCCACAATTAGAAAAAGGCGAAGGCCACTTTGTTGCACTCCTACGTAAGCAAAGTGACACAGAAAACGACGTTAATGACGATGCCAAACGCAGCACCAAGAAACGTCGAAGCAAAAACAACCCAAAAATTAATTCTTCCGTACGCGATGCATACCAGCTATTTCAAGACTGGGCCGCGGTAGAGCTACCAGGTTTCTCATACCAAGGCGTACCTCTACTGTTCGGTGAATCCCTTTATTTGCTGCCTGAATCCTTTAACAGCAGCCTGCATATTGGACTGCTTGAAGGGCTTCGTGTTCCCCGGGCTGGACTACATATTGCCCATTTGAAGAAAAATCGGATTGAACCCGCACACGCCCTTGCGATGGCGATTCAACACACACAAGTAACACGTAGTTTTGATCTTAGTAGCGACGGTCTGGAAATACACGCTTGGCTCCGAGGCGAAAGCTTACCTGTGCCGATGGAATTACATGGATGGACACTTGTAACTTTAGATGGATTGCCGATTAGTTGGGGCAAAGCGAGTGCAGGCCAACTCAAGAATCATCTTCCTAAAGGACTTCGCATCCTAAAAGCCCATATTGACGAGCAATAG